TGATTTTTGGCGTCTCCCCTTCGTTCAAGGGCAGCGACACCTTGCCCTGGGATTTGAGGCTGTGGTGCGTCAGCACCACCTTGCTCAAGTCCACGCCCTCCCGTTCTCTTCCAAATTCCAGCAGGGGCAGCAGGCGCTTGTAGAAGATGGCCCGCTTCTCCACATCGGTGTCGCCGTAGTCGAAGATTTGGGAGAGGAAGGCGTACATGCGCAGGTAGGTCATGAGGTCGCGCTTGAAGAGGGCAAGCGAGTTCATCGCATCCCGCGCCTCCCGTGCCGCCGTCTCGTCCTTGTCCGCCAGGGCGGCGGCCAGCGCTTCCTTGGCGGCCTTGAAGCGCCGGAGCAGACGGTCCGCCACCGGAGTGAGGGCCACGACAAGGTCGCTCTGTTTCGCTTTCGGGTTCAATACAACGGTAACGACGCGCTCCACTTCCGGCGTGTCGTAGTGGCCGGAGGCGTCGAGCTTGGCCCGCAGGTTGAGAACCAAGTTCGGGTCGGTGACGTCTTCCAGTTCCGCCGTCGTGTGGTAAATCTTGAAGGCCGCGAGGATTTCGGCCGGGTCGTTGCGGAAGTCCACGACGTAGACGTTGTCCTTGCCTGGGTACGCCCTGTTCAGGCGCGAGAGGGTCTGCACGGCATGAATGCTGGCGAGGCGCTTGTCCACATACATGCCGCACAGCAGGGGTTGGTCGAACCCCGTCTGGAACTTGTTGGCGGCGATCATGATGGAGAAATCATCAGTGGCGAAGGCGCGACGGATGTCCCTGCCCTTGAGGGCGGGGTTGAGCGTCTTGCTGTTCTCCGTGAACGGCTCCGGTCCGGATTCTTTGTCGTTCACCTCGCCGGAGAAGGCGACGAGCGAACCGAGCTTGTATGCTTGGCTTCGGATGTAGGCGTCCATCGCGAGCTTCCAGCGCACGGCCTCAAGGCGGCTGCCGACCACGACCATGGCCTTGCCTCGGCCTCTCAGGAGCGGTTGCACCATTTTGCGGAAGTGCTCCACCACCATCTGGACCTTCTCGGAGACATTGTACGGGTGCAGTTGAACCCAGCGCAGGATGCTTTTGAGCGCCTCGCTCCGCTCCACCTGAGTGTCGTCGTATTCCTTGCCCTCATAGGCGAGTCGAAAGGCGGTCTTGAAGGGCGTGTAGTTCTTGAGCACGTCGAGGATGAAGCCTTCCTCGATCGCTTGGCGCATGGAGTAGACGTGGAAGGGCTCGGGGAGGTTGTCCGGCCCGGCCGGTTGATCCGGGCGGGGCCGCTGGCCGAAAAGCTCAAGGGTCTTGTGCTTGGGGGTGGCGGTGAAGGCCACGTAGGTGATGCCTTTCTTCGCGGCGCGCGCCGCCATTTCCGCCGCGAGCACGTCCTCGGTCGAAACCTCGCCGCCGTCCTCCAGGTCTTTCAACTCGTCGGCGTTGAGCACGGCCTTGAGCTTGGCGGCGGCCTCACCGGTCTGTGAGGAATGGGCCTCGTCCGCGATGACGGCGAAACGCTTGCCCTCGGTGGCGGCCAGCTTCTGCACCATTTCCAGGGCGAAGGGGAAGGTCTGGATGGTGCAGACAACGATCTTCTTGTTGCCCGACAATGCGGCGGTCAGGGCTTTGCTCTTGCTGCTCCCCTCGTTGGTGATGGACGCGACCACGCCCATGGTGCGCTCGAAGCTGAAAATGGCTTCCCTCAGTTGCTCGTCCAGCACGGTGCGGTCAGAGACGACAAGAACGGAGTCAAAGAGATTCTTGTCCGAGGAACTGTGCAGATCAGACAGGAAATGGGCGGTCCAGGCGATGGAGTAAGTCTTGCCGGAGCCTGCGGAATGCTGGATGAGATACTTGCCGTTGCCGTCCTCCCCATCCTTGAGGATTGCGGCTTGCAGCTTCCGCGTGGCGTCCAGCTGATGGTAGCGGGGGAAGATGTGGGCCTTGATCTGCTTCTTGCCGTCCCGCTCGGCCACGAGGTAGCGCCCGAGAATCTCCAGCCAACTTTCGCGCTGCCAGACTTCTTCCCAGAGGTAGGCCGTGGGATGCCCCTTGGGATTGGGCGGGTTTCCCGCGCCGCCGTCGTGCCCCTTGTTGAAGGGCAGGAAGCGCGTCTTGGCCCCTTTGAGCCTGGTGGTCATGTATACTTCGCTGTTGCTCACGGCGAAATGCACCAGCGCCCCGCTGGGGAACCCGAGGAGCGGCTCCGCTGGTTTGCCCTTGGGCTGGGGGTCGCGATCAAAGCGGTACTGGTCCACGGCGTCCTGCACGGACTGCGTGAAATCGCTCTTGAGTTCCGCCGTGGCGACGGGAATGCCGTTCAGGAACAGAACCAGATCGATGGAGTTTTCGTTTTGCAGGGAGTAGTGAACCTGACGCACCACGCGGAGCCGGTTGGCGGCATAGCGGGCGATGGTGTCGGGGTTCATGGACATGGCCGGTTTGAACTGCGCCAGCGGGAGCGCCTGCTTGAGCCCCACCATGTCCACGCCGTGGCGCAGGGTCTCCAGGGCGCCGCGCTGGGCCAGGATTTGCCGGACCCGCTGGGCCAGGGCGACGCCCGTGTCGGCCCCCTTGTCCTTGGCGAGGGCTTCCCAGGCCTTTGGCTGCGTCTCCCGCACCCAGGCGATGAGGTCCGCCGGATACAGGGCAAGCGCCCGGTCGTATCCCTTGGCGTCGTCCTCGGCATAGAGCCAGCCGTTCGCGGCCAGATGCCCGCAGATTTCCGTTTCGAGGTGGGTTTCCTTGTGGAGATCGCCCATTGGCTTAGTTCTCCTGGTAGCTCAGCTCAAAGAACCGTTGCGCCCTCATGATGTCGTCGCGGTTGCGGATGGTCACTTCGAGGTCGCCCGTGCCGAGGTGCCCGATGTTGCGCAGGTCGCGCGTGAAACCCTCGATGAGGTTTTCAGGAGTCGGCGGGCATTTGACGTACACCAGCAGACGCTGCTCCTTCACGCGGGCTTCCACGCAGGCGAAATTCTTGATCCGCATGAAGGCGATGTAGCACTTGACCACTTTCTTTTCCACATCATCGCCAAGGGCGAGCAACGTGTCCTCCAGGGCCTGGTAAAGCTCTTTGAGGCCGTCGGGCGCGCCGCCGAGATGTTCGGAAACGCTCTTGTAGTGCTTTGGGGAAGACTCCTTGCCTTTTCGCTCGTGAACCTCCGGCTCGGTGCTGACGGCCTTCGTCCGTTCAAGGATGAGAAAGCCCTCCGGAAAATGGCGATAGCGGATCAGTTCGATGTTGCGGTTCATCTGCCGCACGGCGTGTTCGTCATACCTCGTGAAGTCTCCGGCGATGCACAGCAGTCTCGGGCCTGACCACTCGATCTCAGCGGCGGCCTTCTTGCCCAGCCTGTCGAGCACGAGCAGCTTGAATTCGGCCTTATGATCCAACAGCCAGTCGAGATAGAACAGACCTTGGGTGACGACGTTCTCGTTGCTGGTCCGTTTGTACTCGATGATGACCGGGCATCCGTTCTCGTCGATGCCGAGCGTGTCGATGCGTCCCCGGTGCTGTGCGCCGGTGGAGTGCTCGGACGCCAGGAAGCGGACGCCGAGCAGGGTCTCAAGGTTCCGTTCCATGAGGGTCTGAAGGGTGCGCTCCAGGGCCATGGACTGTCCCTTGAGTTCGGCGACGCCGTTGGGGCCAGTGCGGAACAGCTTGATGTCGCTCATGCGGCCTCCTTGTCTACCAGCCCGCGCACGTCGATTTTGCCGGTGACGGCGGCGGAGATGAGCGCGGCGCGGCGTTCCTTGAGCAGTTCAATGGCGCGGGTTGCCTCTTGGGTAAGGGTTTCGCCTCTGGCGATCTCACTCCCCAAGTATGTGAGGATGATCTCTTGTTCCTCTGAAGGCGGAACTGAAATAGAAAGCTCCATGATGTTGCTTGAAGAAATTGACGCGAGGTTCGTGCTTTGCTTGGAACGGCTCATGAAATAAAACTGTGCGGCGCTTGAGCTGGTAAATGCGTTGAGCCACTGCGCAGAGACGCCTCGCGGGCGAACTGCAAACACATGGTTTTGATGAATGCAGGGGACAATCTCGCCGCTCCAAATATGCCCTCGCCCAAGTTTGTCATAATCCCCGCCCTCGTTCATGAGCACATCTCCTGGCTGGAGCAAGTAGCGAGGGAGGTCCGCTTGCGGGATCGAGAGCGTCGCCATTTCTTCCAAGTCCAAATGGCCGTCTTGCACGTTGGCCACGCGAAGATAAGGCACTTCGATTGTGGTCTGCCCCGCGTAATCTTTCCCCTTGGCGATGCCTGTTTGTACCGTTGCCATGAACTTGAGCCGCTTCACCTCCCAATGCTCCGGCACCTCGCCGAGCCACTCAATGCCGGAGTCCTTCATGGGCGCGTCGGGGTTCAAACCCTTGGTGACGGCGTGGGAGATGATGGCTTGGCGCTTTTCCGCCAGCAGGGCGATGAGCCGCTCCTGCTCGGCCACGAGGGCGTCGATCTTGGCGGTCTCGCGGTCGAGAAAGGCGGCGATGGCCTGCTGTTCAGCCTCGGATGGGATGGCAAGAGTGATGTTGCGCATCTCCGAATAGTTCGTGCTCCAGAGGTCGGCAACGATACCCTTTCCAAAGCGGTAGTATTCCTCTTGAAAGGGAATGCTTCTTAATAGCTGGTGGGTGAACGCGGCATTTATTGTACGAGGTTCAAGGACTGTGCAAATCAACGAGACGGAACCATCAATTGATGCAAGCCCAGAAGAACCTTTCCTGTCAGAGCGGCTATTGATGACGAAATCACCTGCACAGACTCTTTTCCTGTTGTCACCGTCATCCGTCTTGGCGGCTGTCTCCAACTGCGGAACAACGCCATTCTTGGTCACGGAAAGCGGGGCATAGTCCTTGTCGCTGACCTTCTCGCGTCTTTCCGAGAAGAAGTAGCCAAGGCGTTTCAAGTCCCAATGCTCCGGCACTTCCCCTAGCCACTCCACGCCGGAGTCCTTGTACTTTTCGTAGCGTGGGAAGCTCATGCGCGCAGCCCCTTGAGCATGGCGACGATGCGCTCGGACGTGGCCGCGAGGTCCGCGTCGATCTCCGCCAGCGGGCGCGGCGGCTCGAACACGTAAAAGTGCCGGTTGAAGGGAATCTCGTACCCGACCTTGGTCTTGCCCTGGTCGATCCAGGCGTCCGGCGCGTGGGGCAGCACCTCGCGCTTGAAGTAGGCCTCGACGTCCTCGGCCAGGGGCACGTTTTCGGTGTCGCGCAGGCTGCTGTCCGGCTGCGGCTTGCCCTTCTGCTTGCCCTTCTGCCCCAGCACGACTTTTCCGGCCTCGTCGCGCAGGGGGCGCTCCACGGTGATGGTGCGGTAGCCGAAGTCCTGGGTCTTGAAGATGCGCGAAAGGGGCGCGGCCTTCACCTTGCCGCCCGTCGGGGCCTCGGGGGCCGCGTCGCCCGGCAGGAGGATCTGGCGGGCCGTCTCCTTGCCGTTTTCGTCGAGCACCGTGGCGAGCCTGGCCTCGGTGAAGTCTCTGTACAGGGCCGTGATGTCCGCGATGTGCTGGTCGGAAAGCTCGTTGCGTTTGCTGCCCAGGCTCTTGCGCATCTTCTGCCAGAAGGAGCCGGCGTCGATGAGCTGGACCTTGCCCTTGCGCGCGGCGTCCTTGCGGTTGGAGAGAATCCAGACGTAGGTGGAGATGCCCGTGTTGTAGAACATGTCCGTGGGCAGAGCGATGATGGCTTCGAGCAGGTCGTTCTCCAGCACGTAGCGCCGGATTTCGCTTTCCCCGCTGCCCGCGCCGCCGGTGAACAGGGGTGAGCCGTTGAGCACGATGCCGAAGCGGCAGCCGCCCTGGTCCGCGTGGCGCATCTTGCTGATGAGGTGCAGCAGGAAGAGCAGGGAGCCGTCGGACACGCGGGGCAGGCCGGGGCCGAAGCGTCCGTTGTAGCCCTCCTGTTCGTGCTCCTTGCGCACTTCGCGTTCGATCTTCTTCCACTCCACGCCGAAGGGCGGGTTGGAGAGCATGTAGTCGAAGGTCTTGGCCGGGTGCCCGTCGTCGGAGAGGGTGTTGCCGGGCACGATGTTGGCGATGTCCTGGCCCTTGATGAGCATGTCCGCCTTGCAGATGGCGTAGGACTCGTCGTTGAGCTCCTGGCCGAACATGGTGAGCCGGGCTCTGGGATTGCGCGCCTCCAGGTACTCCCCGGCCACGGAGAGCATGCCGCCCGTGCCCGCCGTGGGGTCGTAGATGGTGCGCACGGCGCTGGTGTTGGTGAGTTCCTCCTCGTCCTCCGCGAACAGCAGGGAAACCATGAGGCGGATGACCTCGCGCGGGGTGAAGTGCTCTCCGGCGGTTTCGTTGGAGGCTTCCGCGAACTTGCGGATGAGTTCCTCGAAGATCAGGCCCATCTGGGCGTTGGAAACCTCGTCCGGGTGCAGGTCGATCTGCGCGAAGCGTTCGGTGACGAGGAAGAGCAGGTTGCACTTCGCCAGCCGGTCGATCTGGGAGAAGAAGTCGAAGCGCGTGAAGATGTCCTCGACCTCGGGCGAGAAGGACTGCACGTACTTGGCGAGGTTCTCGCGGATGTCGTCCGGCGCGCCCAGGAGCCTGGGCAGGTCCAATGGCGAGGTGTTGTAGAAGTGTTGGCCGGACTTGCGGAGCAGGTAGGGGGCCGGGTTCACCCTCGCCGCCTTCTTGGCCTTGTATTCCGCGAGGACGGCGGGCTTGGTCTTTTTGAGCACGCAGTCGAGGCGGCGGAGCACGGTGAAGGGCAGGATGACCTTGCCGTATTCTGATTGTTTATAGTCGCCGCGAAGAAGGTCGGCGACGGACCAGATGAAGGCGGAAAGGGCGGGTTGGTTCATGGAGCGTGGTCTTCCTCGTACTGGGAATTCGCCCGGAGAAGCCGTGAGGCGGCTGTTCCGGGAGTGGCGGTACGTTACATAAAGGCGAGTCGTCTGGCTAGGGGCGGCCAGGTGATGTCTTTGAATATACAGGCCGTAAGGCATCGCCGTCGTGCCTGACCCAGACGACCCCATGAGACGGGCCGGTCCATCATGGGGGAAGGAGCGCGAGGCTCCGAGGGGCCTGAACAGATCGGTGAAACGATCAGACAGCGGCGGCGAAGCTGCAGGAGATAGAAGGCGGGAGTTCAGACGCCTGGGAAAAGGCGCCCATTCAAGCAACGACGACGTGAAACGTCAGCCCCACCAATTCCAGAATTGGTTCCCGATGTGAGCGGAGGTCGATGGAGTCGGAGGTTCCTGTCCCATTTCCTTGAGGCATTGAATATGGAGCGCCAGGGCCTCGGCGGCATTGCGCATGGCCTCTTCCTCAGTCTCCCCGCCCGAGAAGCAGCCGGGCAGGTCCGGGAAGGAAACTCCGTAGGAGCTGTTTTCGTCTTTGTGGAGCAGGGCGGCATAGCGCATGGACTGCCTCGCGTGTTTATTCGGTGAGGGGTTCCAATCCGTTTTTCAGAAGTTCGGTCATCTGGGTGTTGTCGCCGTTCTGCCCCTGGATGGAGGCTTCCACCCACGCATCCCGCGCAATGTGACTGAACCCCAGGGCATACCCGGCCTTTTCGGCCATGTTCACGATGAAGGCCCGGATCGCCCGGCCGTTGCCGTCACGAAAGGGATGAACGGCGTTCAGTTCAATGAGATAGTGAGTCAGACGCGCGGCGAGTTGGTCGCGAGCCAGCTGCCCCCAGGTGGCGGGGAGGGCGTCTTTCAGGCTTGAATCAAGGCAATTCTGGATGAACTGGGGCTGGCAGAAGAGGGTTTCGCCAATCGCCAGGGGGCAGTCGCGGAACTCCCCGGCCCAGTCGAAAACATCCTGAAAGAGATGAAAGTGGATCGCCTGGAGATGGTGCGCGTCCAGATTCCCGTCCGGGAGGGTCGGGGCGCGGAATGCGGCTTGTTCGCTGGCGAAAATTTCCAGCAGCCGTGCCTCGCGGATGTTTTCCCTGTTGAACAGGACGCCCGTTTCGGGGTCCGTGTATCTGTCGTACCCCGCGTCGTATTTCATCGGCCTTGCGTTTCCGCCCGGAATTCTCCGGTCATGGCGGTTCGGACCTCTTCAAGGTCCATGCCCTGGCGGACCATGTCCCTCGCCCTGGCGAGCTTCGCGTCGGACATGGTCACCCCCTCCAGCCGGTTCGAATGAAAGCCCATGTCCAAGGCGCGCAGCCGCCGCGCGATTTCCTTTTTGTCCGTCGTTCGCCCGCCGCTTCTGGCGTGGATGGAAGTCCGATTCGTTTTCATGGATGGAGATTATCCTAAAACGCATAGGGTTCCAAGTCCTGACGCTGTCCGCGCGTCGGTGGAAGCGTGCCCCGGGGCGCGTGAAATTTTTCAGCCACAGCCCCCTTTGCCCCGGACACGGCCTTTTCTCCGTGAGACACACCCGATTTCCGCGCGGACACAAGCCTTTTCCGCCCAGACACAGCCGAGTTCGCCGGAGACACAGCTCTCCGAAACGCATTCGAGGAAAAATTTATGAAAATTAGTTAAATATAGCACCATACCGATTTTGCAGGATACGCACTTTGTGGGACAAGTGCTTTTCCGGCCCTTTTCAGGTCTCGGTTTTTCGGTATGGTGCTGGACGTGGAAAAGCGTCTGGACCGTAG
The nucleotide sequence above comes from Desulfovibrio aminophilus DSM 12254. Encoded proteins:
- a CDS encoding type I restriction endonuclease subunit R; protein product: MGDLHKETHLETEICGHLAANGWLYAEDDAKGYDRALALYPADLIAWVRETQPKAWEALAKDKGADTGVALAQRVRQILAQRGALETLRHGVDMVGLKQALPLAQFKPAMSMNPDTIARYAANRLRVVRQVHYSLQNENSIDLVLFLNGIPVATAELKSDFTQSVQDAVDQYRFDRDPQPKGKPAEPLLGFPSGALVHFAVSNSEVYMTTRLKGAKTRFLPFNKGHDGGAGNPPNPKGHPTAYLWEEVWQRESWLEILGRYLVAERDGKKQIKAHIFPRYHQLDATRKLQAAILKDGEDGNGKYLIQHSAGSGKTYSIAWTAHFLSDLHSSSDKNLFDSVLVVSDRTVLDEQLREAIFSFERTMGVVASITNEGSSKSKALTAALSGNKKIVVCTIQTFPFALEMVQKLAATEGKRFAVIADEAHSSQTGEAAAKLKAVLNADELKDLEDGGEVSTEDVLAAEMAARAAKKGITYVAFTATPKHKTLELFGQRPRPDQPAGPDNLPEPFHVYSMRQAIEEGFILDVLKNYTPFKTAFRLAYEGKEYDDTQVERSEALKSILRWVQLHPYNVSEKVQMVVEHFRKMVQPLLRGRGKAMVVVGSRLEAVRWKLAMDAYIRSQAYKLGSLVAFSGEVNDKESGPEPFTENSKTLNPALKGRDIRRAFATDDFSIMIAANKFQTGFDQPLLCGMYVDKRLASIHAVQTLSRLNRAYPGKDNVYVVDFRNDPAEILAAFKIYHTTAELEDVTDPNLVLNLRAKLDASGHYDTPEVERVVTVVLNPKAKQSDLVVALTPVADRLLRRFKAAKEALAAALADKDETAAREARDAMNSLALFKRDLMTYLRMYAFLSQIFDYGDTDVEKRAIFYKRLLPLLEFGREREGVDLSKVVLTHHSLKSQGKVSLPLNEGETPKIKPMTESGDGSVQEKEKALLADIIARVNDLFEGDLTDDDKLVYVNNVLKGKLLESDLLVQQAMSNTKEQFANSPDLAREILNAIMDALEAHTTMSTQAINSEKVRAGLKDVLLGPGRLYESLRQVDGVA
- a CDS encoding DUF5655 domain-containing protein encodes the protein MSDIKLFRTGPNGVAELKGQSMALERTLQTLMERNLETLLGVRFLASEHSTGAQHRGRIDTLGIDENGCPVIIEYKRTSNENVVTQGLFYLDWLLDHKAEFKLLVLDRLGKKAAAEIEWSGPRLLCIAGDFTRYDEHAVRQMNRNIELIRYRHFPEGFLILERTKAVSTEPEVHERKGKESSPKHYKSVSEHLGGAPDGLKELYQALEDTLLALGDDVEKKVVKCYIAFMRIKNFACVEARVKEQRLLVYVKCPPTPENLIEGFTRDLRNIGHLGTGDLEVTIRNRDDIMRAQRFFELSYQEN
- a CDS encoding restriction endonuclease subunit S; the protein is MSFPRYEKYKDSGVEWLGEVPEHWDLKRLGYFFSERREKVSDKDYAPLSVTKNGVVPQLETAAKTDDGDNRKRVCAGDFVINSRSDRKGSSGLASIDGSVSLICTVLEPRTINAAFTHQLLRSIPFQEEYYRFGKGIVADLWSTNYSEMRNITLAIPSEAEQQAIAAFLDRETAKIDALVAEQERLIALLAEKRQAIISHAVTKGLNPDAPMKDSGIEWLGEVPEHWEVKRLKFMATVQTGIAKGKDYAGQTTIEVPYLRVANVQDGHLDLEEMATLSIPQADLPRYLLQPGDVLMNEGGDYDKLGRGHIWSGEIVPCIHQNHVFAVRPRGVSAQWLNAFTSSSAAQFYFMSRSKQSTNLASISSSNIMELSISVPPSEEQEIILTYLGSEIARGETLTQEATRAIELLKERRAALISAAVTGKIDVRGLVDKEAA
- a CDS encoding type I restriction-modification system subunit M — encoded protein: MNQPALSAFIWSVADLLRGDYKQSEYGKVILPFTVLRRLDCVLKKTKPAVLAEYKAKKAARVNPAPYLLRKSGQHFYNTSPLDLPRLLGAPDDIRENLAKYVQSFSPEVEDIFTRFDFFSQIDRLAKCNLLFLVTERFAQIDLHPDEVSNAQMGLIFEELIRKFAEASNETAGEHFTPREVIRLMVSLLFAEDEEELTNTSAVRTIYDPTAGTGGMLSVAGEYLEARNPRARLTMFGQELNDESYAICKADMLIKGQDIANIVPGNTLSDDGHPAKTFDYMLSNPPFGVEWKKIEREVRKEHEQEGYNGRFGPGLPRVSDGSLLFLLHLISKMRHADQGGCRFGIVLNGSPLFTGGAGSGESEIRRYVLENDLLEAIIALPTDMFYNTGISTYVWILSNRKDAARKGKVQLIDAGSFWQKMRKSLGSKRNELSDQHIADITALYRDFTEARLATVLDENGKETARQILLPGDAAPEAPTGGKVKAAPLSRIFKTQDFGYRTITVERPLRDEAGKVVLGQKGKQKGKPQPDSSLRDTENVPLAEDVEAYFKREVLPHAPDAWIDQGKTKVGYEIPFNRHFYVFEPPRPLAEIDADLAATSERIVAMLKGLRA
- a CDS encoding type II toxin-antitoxin system HicB family antitoxin, which produces MRYAALLHKDENSSYGVSFPDLPGCFSGGETEEEAMRNAAEALALHIQCLKEMGQEPPTPSTSAHIGNQFWNWWG
- a CDS encoding Fic/DOC family protein, which translates into the protein MKYDAGYDRYTDPETGVLFNRENIREARLLEIFASEQAAFRAPTLPDGNLDAHHLQAIHFHLFQDVFDWAGEFRDCPLAIGETLFCQPQFIQNCLDSSLKDALPATWGQLARDQLAARLTHYLIELNAVHPFRDGNGRAIRAFIVNMAEKAGYALGFSHIARDAWVEASIQGQNGDNTQMTELLKNGLEPLTE